One Geotrypetes seraphini chromosome 15, aGeoSer1.1, whole genome shotgun sequence genomic window carries:
- the LZIC gene encoding protein LZIC isoform X2, which produces MASRGKTETSKLKQNLEEQLDRLMQQLQDLEACRDDLDEDEYEETKKETLEQLSEFSDSLKKIMSGNMTLVDELNAMQLAIQAAISQAFKTPEVIRMFAKKQPGQLQMRLAEMDRDLMVGKLGQNLYIQQKLEILTALRKLGEKLTPDDEIFLSTNAGAALSQFQKVSEDLGSGDKVFALASFTVEKTK; this is translated from the exons ATGGCTTCCAGAGGCAAGACAGAGACCAGTAAATTGAAGCAGAATTTGGAGGAACAGCTGGACAGACTGATGCAGCAGCTCCAAGATTTGGAGGCATGCAG AGATGATCTTGATGAAGATGAATATGAAGAAACTAAAAAAGAAACCCTGGAGCAGCTGAGCGAGTTCAGCGACTCTTTGAAGAAGATCATGTCTGGAAACATGACGCTGGTGGATGAACTCAATGCAATGCAGCTG gctattcaggcagccATCAGTCAGGCCTTTAAAACTCCTGAGGTAATTCGCATGTTTGCTAAGAAGCAACCAGGACAGCTACAAATGCGTCTAGCTGAA ATGGATCGAGATCTGATGGTGGGGAAACTTGGACAAAACCTTTACATTCAGCAGAAGTTGGAGATCCTCACAGCCCTCAGAAAACTGGGGGAAAAG CTGACTCCAGATGATGAGATCTTCCTGTCTACAAATGCTGGTGCAGCTCTCAGCCAGTTTCAGAAAGTCTCGGAAGACCTGG GTTCAGGAGACAAAGTCTTTGCTCTGGCAAGTTTTACAGTTGAGAAAACAAAATGA
- the LZIC gene encoding protein LZIC isoform X1 codes for MDLVKYWFMHLTFGKIREMASRGKTETSKLKQNLEEQLDRLMQQLQDLEACRDDLDEDEYEETKKETLEQLSEFSDSLKKIMSGNMTLVDELNAMQLAIQAAISQAFKTPEVIRMFAKKQPGQLQMRLAEMDRDLMVGKLGQNLYIQQKLEILTALRKLGEKLTPDDEIFLSTNAGAALSQFQKVSEDLGSGDKVFALASFTVEKTK; via the exons ATGGATCTAGTTAAATATTGGTTCATGCACCTGACTTTTGGCAAAAT TCGCGAAATGGCTTCCAGAGGCAAGACAGAGACCAGTAAATTGAAGCAGAATTTGGAGGAACAGCTGGACAGACTGATGCAGCAGCTCCAAGATTTGGAGGCATGCAG AGATGATCTTGATGAAGATGAATATGAAGAAACTAAAAAAGAAACCCTGGAGCAGCTGAGCGAGTTCAGCGACTCTTTGAAGAAGATCATGTCTGGAAACATGACGCTGGTGGATGAACTCAATGCAATGCAGCTG gctattcaggcagccATCAGTCAGGCCTTTAAAACTCCTGAGGTAATTCGCATGTTTGCTAAGAAGCAACCAGGACAGCTACAAATGCGTCTAGCTGAA ATGGATCGAGATCTGATGGTGGGGAAACTTGGACAAAACCTTTACATTCAGCAGAAGTTGGAGATCCTCACAGCCCTCAGAAAACTGGGGGAAAAG CTGACTCCAGATGATGAGATCTTCCTGTCTACAAATGCTGGTGCAGCTCTCAGCCAGTTTCAGAAAGTCTCGGAAGACCTGG GTTCAGGAGACAAAGTCTTTGCTCTGGCAAGTTTTACAGTTGAGAAAACAAAATGA
- the LZIC gene encoding protein LZIC isoform X3, with amino-acid sequence MDLVKYWFMHLTFGKIREMASRGKTETSKLKQNLEEQLDRLMQQLQDLEACRDDLDEDEYEETKKETLEQLSEFSDSLKKIMSGNMTLVDELNAMQLAIQAAISQAFKTPEVIRMFAKKQPGQLQMRLAEMDRDLMVGKLGQNLYIQQKLEILTALRKLGEKVLCHQGRVWGVYFFWV; translated from the exons ATGGATCTAGTTAAATATTGGTTCATGCACCTGACTTTTGGCAAAAT TCGCGAAATGGCTTCCAGAGGCAAGACAGAGACCAGTAAATTGAAGCAGAATTTGGAGGAACAGCTGGACAGACTGATGCAGCAGCTCCAAGATTTGGAGGCATGCAG AGATGATCTTGATGAAGATGAATATGAAGAAACTAAAAAAGAAACCCTGGAGCAGCTGAGCGAGTTCAGCGACTCTTTGAAGAAGATCATGTCTGGAAACATGACGCTGGTGGATGAACTCAATGCAATGCAGCTG gctattcaggcagccATCAGTCAGGCCTTTAAAACTCCTGAGGTAATTCGCATGTTTGCTAAGAAGCAACCAGGACAGCTACAAATGCGTCTAGCTGAA ATGGATCGAGATCTGATGGTGGGGAAACTTGGACAAAACCTTTACATTCAGCAGAAGTTGGAGATCCTCACAGCCCTCAGAAAACTGGGGGAAAAGGTACTTTGTCATcagggcagggtctggg GTGTGTATTTCTTCTGGGTTTAG